A portion of the Candidatus Pristimantibacillus lignocellulolyticus genome contains these proteins:
- the yjfF gene encoding sugar ABC transporter permease YjfF, producing the protein MFAAGSFRYTGFFSMQIILNLLIDNAYLLIAAVGMTFVIVSGGIDLSVGSVIALTTMVSATLVQQHGWSPILVIPLVLLIGTSMGLVMGALIHYYKLQPFIVTLAGMFLARGLCYVIGTNTITIDHPMYVSLAQTKVYLPGGNFISISVIIAIVIVIAGIFVAHYTRLGRNIYAIGGSEQSALLMGLPVARTKIMIYAISGLCSSLAGVVFTFYMLSGYGSHGMGAELDTIAAVVIGGTLLTGGVGYIAGTFFGVMIQGVIQTIISFEGTLSSWWTKIVIGLLLFVFIILQRILGTQRKKQAGYSLLTRK; encoded by the coding sequence ATGTTTGCAGCAGGTTCGTTTCGTTATACTGGCTTTTTCTCGATGCAAATCATATTGAATCTATTAATAGACAACGCTTATCTACTAATTGCTGCAGTAGGAATGACTTTCGTCATTGTGTCAGGTGGAATTGATTTGTCAGTAGGCTCAGTTATAGCTCTAACTACAATGGTTTCTGCTACTTTGGTTCAACAACATGGCTGGTCACCAATATTAGTTATTCCACTAGTGTTATTGATAGGAACGTCAATGGGACTAGTTATGGGAGCATTAATTCATTATTATAAACTGCAGCCGTTTATCGTTACATTAGCGGGCATGTTTTTGGCGCGGGGTCTATGCTACGTTATTGGTACGAATACGATAACGATTGATCACCCGATGTATGTGAGCTTAGCACAAACAAAAGTTTATTTACCAGGTGGTAATTTTATCTCTATAAGTGTGATCATAGCAATAGTTATCGTTATCGCAGGCATATTTGTTGCCCACTACACAAGGCTTGGTAGAAATATCTATGCCATAGGTGGAAGTGAGCAATCTGCATTATTAATGGGTCTTCCAGTTGCCCGCACTAAAATAATGATCTATGCCATTAGTGGATTATGCTCTTCCTTAGCAGGAGTTGTCTTTACATTCTACATGCTTTCAGGTTACGGATCACATGGGATGGGGGCAGAATTGGATACGATTGCAGCAGTAGTGATAGGAGGTACACTATTAACAGGAGGAGTTGGCTATATCGCGGGTACATTCTTCGGTGTAATGATTCAAGGAGTCATTCAAACGATTATTAGTTTTGAAGGAACATTAAGTTCTTGGTGGACAAAAATCGTTATTGGGTTGTTACTATTTGTTTTTATTATATTGCAAAGAATACTTGGAACTCAGAGGAAGAAGCAAGCGGGATATTCATTACTAACGAGAAAATAG
- a CDS encoding ABC transporter permease, whose protein sequence is MKGIMKHHLFYPLVVLGVLLLFNFIYSPDFFSLEMRNGQLYGSLIDILNFGAPLILVSIGMTLVIATKGIDLSVGSIVAISGAMACLTISQGTDQNAFSLVLTAIGTALLLSIVLGVWNGFLVTGAGIQPIIATLILMVAGRGIAQLITDGQIITVVSSNYQFLGSGSLFSLPFSIFVVLIVLLVATLLTRKTALGLFIESVGNNPEASRLSGIKSSMVIFVVYIFCGLCAGIAGLLLSSNVASADGNNAGLWYELDAILAVVIGGTSLNGGRFFLMGTIIGALIIQTLTTTIYMTGVSPEITLVVKACVVLAVCLIQSESFRKSFVKRKTTRASVDKEVMPYL, encoded by the coding sequence ATGAAAGGAATAATGAAGCATCACTTATTCTATCCTCTTGTTGTACTTGGCGTATTATTGCTCTTCAATTTTATATATTCTCCAGATTTCTTTTCACTTGAAATGAGAAATGGTCAACTTTATGGGAGTCTCATCGATATATTGAATTTCGGGGCACCGTTAATACTAGTTTCTATTGGAATGACGCTAGTTATTGCGACCAAAGGAATTGATTTGTCGGTGGGCTCAATTGTTGCTATTTCTGGTGCAATGGCATGTCTAACGATTAGTCAGGGGACGGATCAGAATGCTTTCTCGCTCGTGTTGACGGCGATAGGAACGGCATTATTGTTATCTATTGTGCTTGGGGTGTGGAATGGATTTCTCGTCACTGGAGCAGGAATTCAGCCGATTATTGCAACATTAATATTAATGGTTGCAGGAAGAGGTATTGCACAACTCATAACAGATGGACAAATTATTACAGTCGTAAGTTCTAATTATCAATTTTTAGGTTCAGGATCTCTATTTTCTTTACCGTTTTCGATCTTTGTAGTTCTTATTGTATTGCTTGTTGCAACACTATTAACGCGTAAGACAGCGTTAGGATTATTCATTGAATCTGTTGGAAATAATCCTGAGGCAAGTAGACTTTCTGGAATCAAGTCTAGTATGGTGATTTTTGTTGTCTATATATTCTGTGGATTATGTGCAGGGATTGCTGGATTACTACTTAGTTCCAATGTTGCAAGTGCAGATGGTAACAACGCAGGGCTTTGGTATGAGTTGGATGCTATTCTTGCAGTAGTTATTGGAGGAACTTCACTTAACGGGGGAAGATTCTTTTTAATGGGGACGATTATTGGTGCTCTTATAATACAAACATTAACAACAACGATCTATATGACTGGAGTATCACCAGAGATAACACTAGTAGTGAAAGCTTGTGTTGTACTTGCCGTATGCTTAATTCAGTCAGAATCATTCCGGAAATCATTCGTTAAACGTAAAACAACGCGAGCTTCTGTTGATAAAGAGGTGATGCCTTATCTTTAA
- a CDS encoding sugar ABC transporter ATP-binding protein: MHEQQPILTMTGIYKGFPGVKALDNVSLRLFSGEIHALMGENGAGKSTLIKVLTGVYTIDVGDIELDGRSIAVQSPLESQEVGISTVYQEVNLCPNLTVAENIFIGREPRKFGRILWKKMNEKARKLLSERLHLEIDVTLPLHEYSVAIQQLVSIARALNISAKVLILDEPTSSLDQNEVKQLFNIMMKLKEEGLAILFVTHFLDQVYEVSNRITILRNGQFVGEYMTSDLSQLELVSKMIGKTLQAFEEMPKSHKQKKQDHWFAVAEELGRSGVIEPFNLKIGYGEVVGLAGLLGSGRTEVARLFFGADRADQGTLQFEGNKSIHSPRQALDNSIAFCSENRKTEGIIEDLTIRENIILALQANRGWFKRIPRKRQNAIADEYIKMLNINPPLPEQLIKNLSGGNQQKVLLGRWLLTQPKLLILDEPTRGIDIGAKAEIQKLVLSLSEEGMSVLFVSSELDEVIRVSDRIAVLRDRHIVQEMTNTELNQQSIMKAIAGGGGK, translated from the coding sequence ATGCATGAACAACAACCGATTTTAACAATGACAGGCATATATAAAGGTTTTCCAGGAGTCAAAGCGTTAGATAATGTGAGTCTTCGATTATTTTCAGGGGAGATTCACGCTTTAATGGGGGAGAACGGCGCTGGAAAATCAACTTTGATTAAAGTATTGACTGGAGTGTATACGATTGATGTAGGTGACATTGAGCTAGATGGGCGATCCATTGCAGTTCAAAGTCCACTAGAGTCGCAAGAAGTTGGTATTAGTACAGTGTATCAAGAAGTGAATTTATGTCCTAATCTAACTGTTGCAGAAAATATATTTATTGGACGAGAACCTCGTAAATTCGGACGCATTTTATGGAAAAAGATGAATGAAAAAGCGAGGAAATTGTTGAGTGAACGATTACATCTAGAAATCGATGTAACTCTACCATTACATGAGTATTCCGTTGCTATCCAACAACTAGTATCGATTGCTAGAGCTTTGAATATTTCAGCAAAAGTACTAATTTTGGATGAGCCTACTTCTAGTCTGGATCAGAATGAAGTAAAGCAATTGTTCAACATTATGATGAAATTAAAAGAAGAAGGACTTGCCATCTTGTTTGTTACTCATTTCTTGGATCAAGTATATGAGGTATCTAATCGCATTACGATTTTACGGAATGGTCAATTTGTAGGCGAATATATGACTAGTGACTTGTCACAGTTAGAGTTAGTATCCAAAATGATCGGGAAAACATTACAAGCTTTTGAAGAGATGCCTAAGTCTCACAAACAGAAGAAGCAAGATCACTGGTTTGCAGTGGCAGAGGAACTTGGCCGTTCTGGTGTTATTGAACCATTTAATTTGAAAATTGGATACGGTGAGGTTGTAGGTTTAGCAGGATTACTAGGTTCGGGCAGAACAGAAGTAGCTAGACTGTTTTTTGGTGCGGATCGTGCTGATCAAGGTACCCTTCAATTTGAAGGTAACAAAAGTATCCATTCACCGCGTCAAGCATTAGATAATTCGATAGCATTCTGTTCTGAGAATAGAAAAACTGAAGGAATCATTGAAGATCTTACGATCAGAGAAAATATCATTTTGGCATTGCAAGCAAATAGAGGCTGGTTTAAGAGAATACCAAGAAAAAGGCAAAATGCAATAGCTGATGAGTATATAAAAATGTTAAATATTAACCCGCCACTTCCGGAGCAATTAATAAAAAATTTAAGTGGTGGTAATCAACAAAAAGTACTATTAGGGCGCTGGCTCTTGACGCAGCCTAAATTGCTAATATTAGATGAACCGACAAGAGGGATAGATATAGGTGCAAAAGCAGAAATTCAAAAGCTCGTATTATCATTATCAGAAGAAGGTATGTCTGTATTGTTTGTATCTTCGGAATTAGACGAGGTCATTCGAGTGAGTGATCGTATCGCTGTATTACGTGATCGACATATTGTTCAAGAGATGACAAATACAGAATTGAATCAGCAAAGTATTATGAAGGCAATTGCAGGAGGTGGAGGGAAATGA
- a CDS encoding ABC transporter substrate-binding protein, translating into MKKSSKLSFALLLVLVLLVVTACSNNGGKSSGDKVVLGFAQVGAESGWRSANTKSIQDSATEAGFELKFSDAQQKQENQIKAIRSYIQQKVDVIAFSPVVESGWDTVLKEAKDAGIPVILTDRAVDSKDTSLYKTFIGSDFVLEGRKAGEWLLEQYKDSSEDINIVELQGTTGSAPANDRMAGFADVISANSKLKVIASQTGEFTRAKGKEVMQAFLKAHKDIDVLYAHNDDMALGAIQAIEAAGLVPGKDIIIISVDAVKDGMQAASEGKINYIVECNPLLGPQLMDAVNKVLAGEEIPARIVTEETTFTSEQAKEALPTRQY; encoded by the coding sequence ATGAAAAAATCAAGTAAGTTGAGTTTTGCACTTCTTTTAGTACTAGTCCTGTTAGTTGTTACAGCATGTAGTAACAATGGTGGAAAATCATCAGGTGATAAAGTAGTACTTGGCTTTGCTCAAGTTGGGGCAGAAAGCGGTTGGCGCTCAGCGAATACAAAGTCGATCCAAGATTCAGCTACTGAAGCAGGATTTGAATTGAAATTCTCAGACGCTCAACAAAAACAAGAAAATCAAATTAAAGCTATTCGCTCGTATATTCAACAAAAAGTAGATGTTATCGCTTTCTCTCCAGTTGTTGAATCAGGATGGGACACTGTATTGAAAGAAGCGAAAGACGCAGGCATTCCTGTTATTTTGACGGATCGTGCAGTAGATTCTAAAGACACTTCTCTTTACAAAACGTTTATCGGATCTGATTTTGTACTAGAAGGTCGTAAGGCTGGCGAATGGTTACTTGAGCAATACAAAGATTCTTCAGAGGATATTAACATTGTAGAGTTACAAGGGACAACAGGTTCTGCACCTGCTAATGATCGTATGGCTGGTTTTGCAGATGTAATTAGCGCTAACTCAAAATTAAAAGTAATCGCTTCTCAAACAGGAGAGTTTACTCGTGCAAAAGGGAAAGAAGTAATGCAAGCTTTCCTAAAAGCACATAAAGATATCGATGTACTGTACGCTCATAATGATGATATGGCATTGGGTGCAATTCAAGCGATTGAGGCTGCTGGCTTAGTACCAGGTAAAGATATCATTATCATATCTGTTGATGCAGTAAAAGATGGTATGCAAGCTGCAAGTGAAGGCAAAATCAACTATATCGTTGAGTGTAATCCATTACTTGGACCACAACTTATGGACGCGGTAAATAAAGTTTTAGCCGGTGAAGAAATCCCTGCACGTATCGTAACGGAAGAAACAACATTTACATCTGAGCAGGCGAAAGAAGCTCTACCAACTCGCCAATACTAG
- a CDS encoding sensor histidine kinase, with protein MFTLLRMITSSLKAKLLTLFVILTAVPLVTVGLISYQKSFDTISDHNKASSMLVAEQLARDIDVLFQDTGKLLELENNPHVLKFLFAPSETYANAKEILETFELYREIYKYEDVRNITMINLYGKGISERKGLFQLDYNPLRNSHLSQLMKEPESVLIIPPIDASPLDRLDGFKYPTSDTVSIMATVKQKVTREVIGFIVIDMNNSVIKQFTSSVAIGDSGFFYVTDQKGNPIFSSPEMNKFSKSSQPADWINKILPLEQGSFVDNTSGIPIFAVFTTSPTTDWKIIGTVPLQEIVEDANEIKQLIIISVLLSIIFAITLYFFITARLTRPIQILKKKMRQAANGDLEAKVKSTGQDEITDLGHSFNLMLEKIKNLLHQNLQEKEMIQKAELRTLQAQINPHFLYNTLDSVIWMAEAGKNDQVIKLVQAFSQFFRISLNKGRDWISIKSEVDHIHNYLVIQQMRYSDILEYEIDIDPILLPHATLKMTLQPLVENAIYHGIKNKRGKGLIRINGHIVDQDILLIVEDNGIGMASERLEAILLELREPRLSEQESTDQPRGFGLYNVNQRIRLYFGERYGIEIESEEEIGTKLTVRIPT; from the coding sequence TTGTTCACTTTGCTTAGAATGATTACATCCAGCTTAAAAGCAAAGCTATTAACTCTCTTTGTAATATTAACCGCTGTCCCACTAGTTACAGTTGGCTTAATCTCCTATCAAAAATCTTTCGATACGATATCTGACCATAATAAAGCTTCTTCTATGTTAGTAGCAGAACAACTCGCTCGTGATATCGATGTACTATTTCAAGATACGGGTAAGTTGCTAGAGCTAGAAAATAATCCTCATGTGCTGAAGTTTTTATTTGCACCTAGTGAGACTTATGCAAATGCTAAGGAAATACTAGAAACTTTTGAGTTATATCGTGAAATTTATAAGTACGAAGATGTTAGAAATATTACGATGATTAACCTATATGGTAAAGGTATTAGTGAACGTAAAGGACTTTTTCAGCTAGATTACAACCCATTACGAAATTCTCATTTAAGCCAATTAATGAAAGAGCCTGAGTCTGTATTAATTATTCCACCAATAGATGCCTCACCGCTAGATCGACTGGATGGATTCAAATACCCGACTTCTGACACCGTTTCTATTATGGCAACTGTGAAACAAAAAGTGACGAGAGAAGTTATAGGTTTTATCGTTATCGATATGAATAATTCTGTCATTAAACAATTCACAAGTAGCGTAGCCATCGGGGATTCCGGATTTTTCTATGTTACAGATCAAAAAGGTAATCCGATTTTCTCATCTCCCGAGATGAATAAGTTTTCGAAATCATCTCAACCTGCAGATTGGATTAATAAAATTCTGCCTCTCGAGCAAGGAAGTTTTGTCGACAATACATCAGGTATACCGATTTTTGCTGTCTTTACGACATCACCAACAACCGACTGGAAAATTATCGGCACTGTCCCTCTACAAGAGATTGTTGAAGATGCTAATGAAATTAAACAACTTATTATAATAAGTGTACTTCTAAGTATTATCTTTGCGATTACGCTATATTTCTTCATCACTGCCAGATTAACTCGGCCTATTCAAATTTTGAAGAAAAAAATGCGACAAGCAGCAAATGGAGATTTAGAAGCAAAAGTTAAATCCACAGGGCAAGATGAAATAACAGATCTAGGACACAGCTTTAATCTAATGCTTGAAAAAATCAAAAATTTACTACATCAAAATTTACAAGAAAAAGAAATGATTCAAAAGGCTGAGTTACGAACGCTACAAGCACAAATCAATCCGCATTTCCTATACAACACACTAGATTCAGTCATTTGGATGGCGGAAGCGGGAAAAAATGATCAAGTTATTAAGTTAGTTCAAGCTTTCTCTCAATTTTTCCGAATAAGCTTGAATAAAGGTAGAGATTGGATCTCTATTAAGTCCGAAGTCGATCATATTCATAACTATCTCGTTATTCAACAAATGCGTTACAGTGACATTCTAGAATACGAAATAGACATTGATCCTATACTTCTACCACACGCAACGCTAAAAATGACACTTCAGCCTTTAGTAGAAAATGCAATTTATCATGGTATTAAAAACAAGCGTGGAAAAGGATTAATTCGCATTAATGGTCATATCGTAGATCAAGATATTCTTCTCATTGTTGAGGACAACGGAATAGGCATGGCATCTGAACGTTTGGAAGCAATACTGTTAGAGCTTAGAGAACCTAGATTATCGGAGCAAGAGTCCACTGATCAACCGCGTGGTTTCGGTCTATATAATGTCAATCAACGTATTAGACTGTATTTTGGAGAACGATATGGGATTGAGATTGAGAGTGAGGAGGAGATCGGTACCAAACTAACTGTACGCATTCCCACCTAG
- a CDS encoding response regulator: MKKVMFVDDEILIREHIRDYVDWDKEGFIYCGDASDGEMALPLIEKWRPDILITDIKMPFMDGIQLSKIVRQRLPNTKIVILSGHDEFDYARTALRIGVEEYLLKPLGSNDLIKLLQNVSRKIDQERQANKNVPFVKEKLMSDLCGGLISISDAAEAANALSLSLFVRYYAVIVWDVRYLEPTANLDSSIIYQTDDIMESAKTTYNSCWSFKRSKSEYVWILYSENETQLQSNIEHIRTNTYTQLNALLSPTVMLGIGTVQDRLQGIHTSFLEAEEDRNLKRYSQSNKHALWNAANGATNQMILLDRASFHNFLKVGRSADLQSFLKTFTSTVLTLEWQSSLYGYYLINDLTLETLQWSKETFRSAAAEVTEMLITSMQQKIRAIEDMSQCEEYLIILIEQIWKWRSESTDRYGDLIYKVKMFIEQNYANDMVSLQDAAEHVSISPSHLSKIFSQESGSTFIEYLTLTRIMKAKELLHTTSDKSYEISFKVGYNDPHYFSNLFKKMTGMTPRDFRRQSSTTTSLKSGEFHD; the protein is encoded by the coding sequence ATGAAGAAGGTTATGTTTGTTGATGATGAGATTTTAATTCGTGAACATATTCGAGATTATGTTGATTGGGATAAAGAGGGTTTTATTTATTGTGGTGACGCTTCTGACGGTGAGATGGCTCTGCCGCTCATTGAAAAGTGGCGACCTGATATTTTGATAACTGACATCAAAATGCCATTTATGGATGGTATACAATTAAGTAAAATCGTTCGTCAAAGACTACCTAATACTAAGATTGTTATTCTTAGCGGGCATGATGAATTTGACTATGCTAGAACTGCTCTAAGAATTGGTGTAGAGGAATACTTACTTAAGCCCCTTGGATCAAACGATCTTATTAAGCTATTACAAAATGTCAGTCGCAAAATTGATCAAGAACGCCAGGCTAATAAAAATGTTCCTTTTGTGAAGGAAAAATTAATGAGTGATCTATGTGGTGGATTAATCTCGATTTCTGATGCAGCAGAAGCTGCCAATGCATTATCTTTATCTCTTTTCGTAAGATATTATGCGGTTATCGTTTGGGACGTACGCTATCTAGAACCGACAGCTAACCTTGATTCATCAATCATTTACCAAACAGATGATATTATGGAATCTGCCAAAACGACTTACAACAGTTGTTGGTCATTCAAGAGAAGTAAGTCAGAGTATGTATGGATTCTTTATAGTGAAAATGAAACTCAACTACAATCCAACATTGAACATATTAGAACTAATACCTACACGCAACTGAATGCTCTACTATCACCTACAGTTATGTTAGGCATTGGAACGGTACAGGATCGACTACAAGGCATCCATACTTCCTTCCTAGAGGCAGAAGAAGACCGTAACTTAAAGCGATATTCACAAAGCAATAAACATGCATTATGGAACGCCGCTAACGGTGCAACTAACCAAATGATTCTACTTGACCGAGCTAGTTTCCATAACTTTCTAAAAGTAGGACGATCTGCCGATTTACAGTCATTTCTGAAAACCTTTACATCAACAGTTCTTACACTAGAATGGCAGTCTTCGCTATATGGCTATTATTTAATTAACGATTTAACACTTGAAACACTTCAATGGTCAAAAGAAACGTTTCGTTCTGCAGCTGCTGAGGTAACAGAAATGCTTATTACATCAATGCAACAAAAAATAAGAGCAATTGAAGATATGTCGCAATGTGAAGAGTATCTTATTATTCTTATCGAGCAAATTTGGAAATGGCGATCAGAATCAACAGATCGATACGGGGACTTAATTTATAAAGTTAAGATGTTTATTGAACAAAACTATGCTAACGACATGGTCTCATTGCAAGACGCTGCCGAACACGTCAGTATAAGCCCAAGTCACCTTAGTAAAATTTTCAGTCAAGAATCAGGAAGCACCTTTATTGAATATCTAACGTTAACTCGTATTATGAAAGCAAAGGAATTACTTCATACGACATCTGATAAAAGTTATGAAATCTCATTCAAAGTTGGCTACAATGATCCACATTACTTCTCTAATTTGTTCAAAAAGATGACAGGCATGACCCCTAGAGATTTTCGTCGTCAAAGTAGTACCACTACTTCACTAAAGTCAGGTGAGTTTCATGATTAA
- a CDS encoding substrate-binding domain-containing protein, whose product MIKISDSNMKTINIMTTSAATIVVICAFMLLIGCSKSDPVKEKPLTSDMISEQTNSQYTFGIIYPMAHPFYEMITQNAQKTADSLGSKLIVKAPDEANLEQQIRMMETMIKQEVDAIAIAPIDAEALAPTIKKAISKGISIICFESDCPNTGRSTYIGSDNEQAGIELGRVITEKLSGKGMILVQIGMSSMSSIEQRLRAMTNYLEQQSEIQILDVRAHEGSSELALSDLEEMIDNHPHFDAYIAMDPVSISEAVLVWKAMGLNRHAIAFGMTHEVREAMINGQITTIVYGNEQLWGDRIIQSLLKAVTTEPLNNLEILDIATVTKTEIDLLPEF is encoded by the coding sequence ATGATTAAGATCAGCGATTCTAATATGAAAACCATAAATATTATGACCACATCAGCAGCTACTATCGTTGTGATTTGTGCATTTATGTTACTTATTGGTTGTAGCAAATCAGATCCAGTTAAAGAGAAGCCACTCACTTCAGACATGATTAGTGAACAAACTAATAGTCAATACACATTTGGAATTATATATCCAATGGCACATCCTTTCTACGAGATGATTACACAAAACGCTCAGAAAACTGCTGATTCATTAGGTAGTAAGTTGATCGTCAAAGCTCCTGATGAAGCTAATCTAGAGCAACAAATACGGATGATGGAAACAATGATTAAGCAAGAAGTTGACGCAATAGCCATCGCACCGATTGACGCTGAAGCATTGGCACCAACGATAAAGAAAGCAATTTCGAAAGGTATCTCAATTATTTGTTTCGAATCCGACTGTCCCAATACTGGACGATCCACATATATTGGTAGCGATAATGAACAAGCGGGTATTGAGCTAGGACGTGTCATTACCGAGAAACTGAGCGGCAAAGGAATGATTCTAGTTCAAATCGGAATGAGTAGCATGTCAAGTATAGAACAGCGCCTAAGAGCGATGACTAACTATCTTGAACAGCAATCAGAAATTCAAATTTTAGATGTACGTGCACATGAAGGAAGCAGTGAGCTAGCTTTATCTGATTTGGAAGAGATGATTGATAACCACCCTCACTTCGATGCGTATATCGCGATGGACCCTGTATCGATTTCGGAGGCAGTATTAGTGTGGAAAGCGATGGGACTGAACAGGCACGCGATTGCATTTGGAATGACGCATGAAGTTAGGGAAGCGATGATTAATGGCCAAATTACAACAATTGTATATGGTAACGAGCAATTGTGGGGTGATCGTATCATCCAGTCATTACTTAAAGCTGTCACAACTGAACCGTTAAATAACTTAGAGATATTAGATATTGCAACTGTGACAAAAACTGAAATCGATCTACTTCCAGAATTCTAA
- a CDS encoding ATP-binding protein, with amino-acid sequence MESLGDLLKAWPSGQDMLRLAQQKQAELMQDPLVIALREKNPNITDYAIKVNLNRVHQYVTEYRNCSQCPGLDLCPNDFTGHYTLLQTEEINGETHLIDRKVGCKKLRASQHEELVRNRIRSFYIDDKALKRQYSADEILGKDLERAKVVGSLLKYIDRTKAEGLSHKGLFLAGDFGVGKTYLMCYALQELAKSGYSGVIVYMPDFVEDLKVLMHEPAKLKETVDLMKETDLLVFDDIGAENLNPWARDHVLGAILNYRMDRKPTFYTSNYRLDNLESHFSFTNKDGEEHHKGRRLMNRVAPYVDELVITGSNKRG; translated from the coding sequence ATGGAATCTCTAGGAGATCTACTAAAAGCTTGGCCGAGCGGACAAGACATGCTTCGATTAGCTCAGCAGAAACAAGCGGAACTAATGCAAGATCCACTTGTGATCGCTTTGAGAGAAAAGAATCCGAATATCACCGATTATGCCATTAAAGTCAATTTGAATCGAGTACATCAGTATGTTACTGAGTATCGTAATTGTAGTCAATGTCCTGGGCTTGATCTTTGTCCGAATGATTTTACAGGACACTATACATTACTACAAACTGAAGAAATTAACGGTGAAACTCATCTTATTGATAGAAAAGTAGGATGTAAGAAGCTAAGAGCATCTCAGCATGAGGAATTAGTTCGTAATCGAATTCGCAGTTTCTATATCGATGATAAAGCTTTAAAACGTCAGTATTCCGCTGACGAAATTTTAGGCAAAGATTTAGAAAGAGCAAAAGTTGTAGGCTCTTTGTTGAAATATATTGATCGAACAAAAGCAGAAGGTCTTTCCCATAAAGGACTTTTTCTTGCAGGTGACTTTGGTGTAGGAAAAACGTATCTAATGTGTTATGCATTGCAAGAGTTAGCCAAATCCGGCTACTCTGGTGTTATTGTCTATATGCCAGATTTCGTTGAAGATTTGAAAGTATTAATGCATGAGCCTGCTAAGCTGAAAGAAACAGTAGATTTGATGAAAGAAACTGATCTACTCGTTTTTGATGATATAGGTGCAGAGAATCTAAATCCATGGGCGCGAGATCATGTACTTGGTGCTATTCTCAACTACCGGATGGATCGTAAACCGACGTTCTACACATCGAATTATCGATTAGATAATCTTGAAAGTCATTTCAGTTTTACGAATAAAGATGGTGAAGAACATCACAAAGGTCGCCGATTGATGAATCGAGTTGCGCCTTATGTAGATGAGTTGGTTATTACCGGTAGCAATAAGCGTGGATAA